In the Micromonospora narathiwatensis genome, one interval contains:
- a CDS encoding alpha/beta hydrolase, translating to MSTPIRASSILPGRREDIELHTADGLTLVGELARPLDREPAGTLVCLHPLPTHGGMMDSHVFRKAAWRLPALADLAVLRFNTRGTSSVRGTSEGTFDAAVGERFDVAAAIEYAEFQELPNIWLVGWSFGTDLALKYGCDPGVAGAVLLSPPLRFSEPADLAVWAESGKPLTALVPEFDDYLRPEEARQRFAAVPQAEVVGVPGAKHLWVGDAETVLDEIVRRVNPAVSVPLPTTWDGPMETGDVSAYADRTVAAFADTPVPGPQQRRAG from the coding sequence GTGAGCACACCGATCCGTGCGTCGTCGATCCTGCCCGGCCGCCGGGAGGACATCGAGCTGCACACCGCCGACGGCCTGACGCTGGTCGGCGAGCTGGCCCGCCCGCTGGACCGGGAGCCGGCCGGCACCCTGGTCTGCCTGCACCCGCTGCCCACCCACGGCGGGATGATGGACAGCCACGTGTTCCGCAAGGCCGCCTGGCGGCTGCCCGCGCTGGCCGACCTGGCCGTGCTCCGGTTCAACACCCGGGGCACCAGCAGCGTCCGGGGCACCAGTGAGGGCACCTTCGACGCCGCGGTCGGCGAGCGCTTCGACGTCGCCGCCGCCATCGAGTACGCCGAGTTCCAGGAGTTGCCGAACATCTGGCTGGTCGGTTGGTCGTTCGGCACCGACCTGGCGCTGAAGTACGGCTGCGACCCGGGGGTGGCCGGTGCCGTCCTGCTCTCCCCGCCGCTGCGCTTCTCCGAGCCGGCGGACCTGGCCGTGTGGGCCGAGTCGGGCAAGCCGCTCACCGCCCTGGTGCCCGAGTTCGACGACTACCTCCGGCCGGAGGAGGCCCGGCAGCGCTTCGCGGCCGTGCCGCAGGCCGAGGTGGTCGGGGTGCCCGGCGCCAAGCACCTCTGGGTCGGTGACGCGGAGACGGTGCTCGACGAGATCGTCCGGCGGGTCAACCCGGCCGTGTCGGTGCCGCTGCCGACCACCTGGGACGGCCCGATGGAGACCGGCGACGTCAGCGCGTACGCCGACCGGACGGTGGCCGCCTTCGCCGACACCCCGGTGCCCGGCCCGCAGCAGCGGCGGGCGGGCTGA
- a CDS encoding SigE family RNA polymerase sigma factor, which translates to MTFEEYVGSRGPALLRLARLLTGDEHRAEDLTQDVLARAYVHWRKIARADRPDVYVRRMLVNANHSWWRRRSSRELAVDTFAERADRDDLSGEAADRDEMWRLIRALPDRQRAVLVLRYYEDLDDATIAQILDCSPVTVRTHAMRALAHLRERCGAPTTNGSRP; encoded by the coding sequence GTGACCTTCGAGGAGTACGTCGGCAGCCGAGGCCCGGCCCTGTTGCGCCTGGCCCGGCTGCTGACCGGAGACGAGCACCGCGCCGAGGACCTGACGCAGGACGTACTGGCGCGCGCCTACGTGCACTGGCGCAAGATCGCCCGGGCCGACCGGCCCGACGTGTACGTGCGGCGGATGCTGGTCAACGCCAACCACTCGTGGTGGCGCCGACGGTCCAGCCGGGAGCTGGCCGTGGACACCTTCGCCGAGCGGGCCGACCGCGACGACCTGAGCGGCGAGGCGGCCGACCGGGACGAGATGTGGCGGCTGATCCGGGCGCTGCCCGACCGCCAGCGCGCCGTGCTGGTGCTGCGCTACTACGAGGACCTGGACGACGCCACGATCGCCCAGATTCTTGACTGCTCGCCGGTCACCGTCCGTACCCACGCGATGCGGGCGCTCGCCCACCTCCGGGAGCGCTGCGGCGCCCCGACGACCAACGGGAGCCGGCCGTGA
- a CDS encoding 3-hydroxyacyl-CoA dehydrogenase family protein, with the protein MAREFTSVGVVGLGTMGAGIVEVFARNGIDVVAVEISDAALDRGRANLTGSTDRAVAKGKLAEADRDALLGRVNFQVGLDALHSVDLVIEAVPEHLDLKQRIFAELDRVCKPEAILATNTSSLSVTEISVATTRPNQVIGIHFFNPAPVMKLVEVVRTVVTSADVVADVEALCARLGKVDVTINDRAGFIANALLFGYLNHAVSMFEARYATREDIDAAMKLGCGLPMGPLALMDLIGLDTAYEILDTMYRRGGRDRRHAPVPLIKQMVTAGLLGRKSGRGFYTYERPGSPRVVPDEQTPVATESALADGARVMTKIGVVGSGTMATGIIEVFAKAGYEVVSVTRGAEKSAKVCEAVKTSLNKGVVRGRLSEEERDAALGRVTWSATLEHLADVDLVVEAVVEELSVKKALFASLDEICKPGVVLATTTSSLSVIDVAMATQRPADVIGLHFFNPAPIMPLVEIVRTIRTSAETTAAARAVCAGLGKTGVVCADRSGFIVNALLFPYLNDAVKMLEASYSTADDIDHAMKLGCGYPMGPFELLDVVGLDVALAIQRELYLELREPGFSPAPLLEHLVTAGYLGLKTGRGFRDHTHR; encoded by the coding sequence GTGGCGCGCGAGTTCACCAGTGTGGGCGTGGTGGGTCTGGGCACCATGGGTGCCGGGATCGTCGAGGTGTTCGCCCGCAACGGCATCGACGTGGTGGCCGTGGAGATCTCCGACGCCGCCCTGGACCGCGGCCGGGCCAACCTCACCGGCTCGACCGACCGGGCGGTGGCCAAGGGCAAGCTCGCCGAGGCCGACCGGGACGCCCTGCTCGGCCGGGTGAACTTCCAGGTCGGGCTGGACGCCCTGCACTCGGTGGACCTGGTCATCGAGGCCGTGCCCGAGCACCTGGACCTGAAGCAGCGGATCTTCGCCGAGCTGGACCGGGTCTGCAAGCCCGAGGCGATCCTGGCCACCAACACCTCCTCGCTCAGCGTCACCGAGATCTCCGTCGCCACCACCCGGCCCAACCAGGTCATCGGCATCCACTTCTTCAACCCGGCCCCGGTGATGAAGCTGGTCGAGGTGGTCCGCACGGTGGTCACCTCCGCCGACGTGGTGGCCGACGTGGAGGCGCTCTGCGCGCGGCTCGGCAAGGTCGACGTGACCATCAACGACCGGGCCGGCTTCATCGCCAACGCGCTGCTCTTCGGCTACCTCAACCACGCGGTGAGCATGTTCGAGGCGCGGTACGCCACCCGCGAGGACATCGACGCCGCCATGAAGCTCGGCTGCGGCCTGCCGATGGGCCCGCTCGCGCTGATGGACCTGATCGGCCTGGACACCGCGTACGAGATCCTGGACACCATGTACCGGCGCGGCGGGCGGGACCGTCGGCACGCCCCGGTGCCGCTGATCAAGCAGATGGTCACCGCCGGGCTGCTCGGCCGGAAGTCCGGCCGGGGCTTCTACACCTACGAGCGGCCGGGCTCGCCGAGGGTCGTACCGGACGAGCAGACGCCGGTGGCGACGGAGTCGGCACTCGCCGACGGTGCTCGGGTCATGACCAAGATCGGCGTGGTCGGTTCCGGGACCATGGCCACCGGCATCATCGAGGTCTTCGCCAAGGCCGGGTACGAGGTCGTCTCGGTGACCCGGGGCGCGGAGAAGTCGGCCAAGGTCTGCGAGGCGGTCAAGACCTCGCTGAACAAGGGCGTGGTCCGGGGCAGGCTGAGCGAGGAGGAGCGGGACGCCGCGCTGGGCCGGGTCACCTGGTCCGCCACCCTGGAACACCTCGCCGACGTCGACCTGGTGGTCGAGGCGGTGGTCGAGGAGTTGAGCGTCAAGAAGGCCCTCTTCGCGAGCCTCGACGAGATCTGCAAGCCGGGCGTGGTGCTCGCCACCACCACCTCGTCGCTGTCGGTGATCGACGTGGCGATGGCCACCCAGCGGCCGGCCGACGTGATCGGCCTGCACTTCTTCAACCCGGCGCCGATCATGCCGCTGGTGGAGATCGTGCGGACCATCCGCACCTCGGCGGAGACCACCGCCGCCGCCCGGGCCGTCTGCGCCGGGCTGGGCAAGACCGGCGTGGTCTGCGCCGACCGCTCCGGCTTCATCGTCAACGCGCTGCTCTTCCCGTACCTGAACGACGCGGTGAAGATGCTGGAGGCCAGCTACTCGACCGCCGACGACATCGACCACGCGATGAAGCTGGGCTGCGGCTACCCGATGGGCCCGTTCGAGCTGCTCGACGTGGTCGGCCTGGACGTCGCGCTGGCCATCCAGCGGGAGCTCTACCTGGAGCTGCGTGAGCCCGGCTTCTCGCCCGCGCCGCTGCTGGAGCACCTGGTCACCGCCGGCTACCTCGGCCTGAAGACCGGTCGGGGCTTCCGCGACCACACTCACCGCTGA
- a CDS encoding alpha/beta hydrolase, with amino-acid sequence MRSEQHIVQANGITQAVRVAGPPDGVPVLLVHGNVSSSAFWEPMLSRLPDTLRVVAPDLRGYGDSETAPVDATRGLNDFADDVAALLDVPGLFVPGARPVVVAHSLGGGVAMRLLVDHPDRVAGLLLEAPVSPYGFGGTRDLDGTPTTPDFAGTGAGGANPDFVARLAAQDRGEEAPTSPRNVLRTAYVADPASLGEDEELLLGSMLTTATGDDNYPGTSVVSPHWPGTAAGERGVLNALAPAWFRIADELVAVSAKPPVTWVRGDADVIVSDTSLFDLAYLGSLGVVPGWPGAVDCPPQPMIGQTRAVLDRYAAAGGTYREVVLPDCGHSPHLERPAEFVAELLALVGVPTTA; translated from the coding sequence ATGCGTAGCGAGCAGCACATCGTCCAGGCCAACGGCATCACCCAGGCGGTACGGGTGGCCGGCCCGCCGGACGGCGTACCGGTGCTGCTCGTACACGGCAACGTCTCGTCGTCCGCGTTCTGGGAGCCGATGCTGTCCCGGCTGCCGGACACGCTCCGCGTCGTCGCCCCCGACCTGCGGGGGTACGGCGACAGCGAAACCGCCCCGGTCGACGCGACCCGGGGCCTCAACGACTTCGCCGACGACGTGGCGGCCCTGCTCGACGTACCCGGGCTGTTCGTCCCCGGCGCGCGGCCGGTGGTGGTCGCGCACTCGCTGGGTGGCGGCGTGGCGATGCGGCTGCTGGTCGACCATCCCGACCGGGTGGCCGGCCTGCTGCTGGAGGCGCCGGTCTCGCCGTACGGCTTCGGCGGCACCCGGGACCTCGACGGCACACCGACCACACCGGACTTCGCCGGGACCGGCGCGGGCGGCGCCAACCCCGACTTCGTCGCCCGGCTCGCCGCGCAGGACCGGGGCGAGGAGGCCCCGACCAGCCCGCGGAACGTGCTGCGCACGGCCTACGTGGCCGACCCGGCGTCGCTCGGCGAGGACGAGGAACTGCTGCTCGGCAGCATGCTGACCACGGCCACCGGGGACGACAACTACCCGGGCACGTCGGTCGTCTCGCCGCACTGGCCGGGCACGGCGGCGGGGGAGCGCGGCGTGCTCAACGCGCTGGCGCCCGCGTGGTTCCGGATCGCCGACGAACTGGTCGCCGTTTCGGCCAAGCCGCCGGTGACCTGGGTACGCGGCGACGCCGACGTGATCGTCTCGGACACCTCGCTGTTCGACCTGGCGTACCTGGGGTCGCTCGGGGTGGTGCCGGGCTGGCCGGGGGCGGTGGACTGCCCGCCGCAGCCCATGATCGGCCAGACCCGGGCCGTGCTGGACCGGTACGCGGCGGCCGGCGGGACGTACCGGGAGGTGGTGCTGCCCGACTGCGGCCACAGCCCGCACCTGGAACGACCGGCCGAGTTCGTCGCGGAGCTGCTGGCACTGGTCGGAGTGCCCACGACGGCCTGA